A portion of the Pseudoalteromonas galatheae genome contains these proteins:
- a CDS encoding substrate-binding periplasmic protein, which produces MLTLLLISGLAQANTYTVLVYHGANPPYYFEEQGKPKGIFVDIFQELAKLTSHQFEFMPLSVARGQRYFDQGKIDIEPGINKAWRAEADVPGIYSIDYAFSTEVLLGYQSRCVGKHKPEQFYGALVGKVRGYRYDNFEAHLGEDKIVVYENVSEKELLAQLEHDRLDYIMIGSVTADYYISQQPKYRKFQSCYEISRLPVHMRLQPHLTELQTEINIALRRMVNDGKIKSIYAKYRLTH; this is translated from the coding sequence ATGCTTACTCTGTTGCTAATAAGCGGTTTAGCGCAGGCGAACACCTATACCGTATTGGTCTATCACGGTGCTAACCCTCCTTACTATTTTGAAGAGCAGGGAAAGCCCAAAGGTATTTTTGTCGACATTTTTCAAGAATTGGCAAAACTGACTTCACACCAATTTGAGTTTATGCCGCTCTCTGTCGCCAGAGGACAGCGCTATTTCGACCAAGGAAAAATAGATATTGAACCTGGGATCAACAAAGCGTGGCGGGCCGAAGCAGACGTCCCAGGGATTTACAGCATCGACTATGCCTTCTCAACAGAAGTGTTGCTTGGATATCAATCTCGCTGTGTGGGCAAGCATAAGCCTGAGCAGTTTTACGGCGCATTGGTCGGCAAAGTAAGAGGATATCGTTACGATAATTTTGAAGCGCACTTAGGCGAAGACAAAATAGTAGTTTATGAAAATGTATCGGAGAAAGAACTGCTCGCACAGCTTGAACATGATCGTTTAGATTACATCATGATTGGTTCGGTGACAGCAGACTACTATATTTCACAACAACCAAAGTATCGCAAATTTCAGTCTTGCTATGAAATAAGCCGATTACCCGTACATATGCGCTTGCAACCTCATCTAACTGAGTTACAAACGGAAATAAATATCGCTTTGCGACGAATGGTTAATGACGGAAAAATAAAATCCATCTATGCTAAATATAGATTAACGCATTAA
- a CDS encoding GntR family transcriptional regulator, whose amino-acid sequence MSFFDEQAVTSSDKAFFRMRKEIVEGEIAAGSKLSEMELSTKYEVSRAVVREAINRLESCHLVERKANVGARVVTLTPEGLMELYQIREALEGMAARLAAQNMTDSEIQDLEGLLSSQFDEVKNQHSYYQEAGDLDFHYRIILGSKNASLISMLVNGLYHLVRMYRVQLGMAGPRVTTAFDEHKHIVRAISNRDPELAEILMRRHIQYSKNNIATKLASNQSHF is encoded by the coding sequence ATGAGCTTTTTTGACGAGCAAGCGGTTACTTCTTCTGATAAAGCATTCTTTCGTATGCGTAAGGAAATTGTAGAAGGGGAAATAGCGGCAGGTTCTAAGCTCAGCGAAATGGAATTGTCGACAAAGTATGAGGTCAGCAGAGCGGTTGTTCGCGAGGCAATTAATCGCTTGGAGTCATGTCACTTAGTTGAACGTAAAGCCAATGTAGGGGCGCGGGTTGTTACTCTCACACCGGAAGGGTTAATGGAGCTTTATCAGATCCGTGAAGCACTAGAAGGGATGGCGGCAAGGCTTGCAGCACAAAACATGACTGACAGTGAAATTCAAGACTTAGAAGGTTTGTTGTCGAGTCAATTCGACGAAGTCAAAAATCAACATTCTTATTATCAAGAAGCGGGTGATCTCGATTTTCATTACCGCATTATTCTTGGCAGTAAAAATGCGAGCCTTATCTCAATGCTAGTCAATGGACTGTACCACTTGGTACGTATGTATCGCGTGCAGTTAGGGATGGCTGGCCCCCGTGTCACTACGGCATTTGACGAGCATAAACATATCGTCCGTGCGATCAGTAATCGCGACCCAGAACTGGCAGAAATACTGATGCGTCGACATATTCAATATTCTAAAAATAATATCGCAACCAAGTTAGCAAGCAATCAATCACACTTTTAA
- a CDS encoding peptidoglycan DD-metalloendopeptidase family protein, with translation MKVSPEPKYQKTKVVITKGDTLSTLFERLNISQQTLYEVLSADESILALETLKPNNVLIFKYFTKSHELQELELFVHAGHRVIYRRAEDGGIEYETLIQDGEWRTKLISGEINGSFYLSAQKAGLTEADAAVVTKIFKEQLNFARAIRQGDKFQVIRNEQFVDGKPTGQAHIVGARFQQKTNEYTAFLFDDGRFYGKQGHSLTRAFRRLPLQKSYRVSSHFNPRRKHPVTGRIRPHNGVDFATPTGTKIVSTGDGIVTRVGNHKFAGKYIDIRHSSKYKARYLHLHKINVHQGQPIKRGQIIALSGNTGRSTGPHLHFELHINGRPVDPLKAKIPLTRSLTKSDKTAFLKLVAMRTNMLDSALESEINKAHETMLAD, from the coding sequence TTGAAGGTAAGCCCTGAACCCAAATATCAAAAGACCAAAGTGGTCATTACTAAAGGTGATACACTGAGCACGCTATTTGAGCGCTTAAACATTTCACAACAAACACTTTATGAGGTGCTTAGTGCTGATGAATCTATATTGGCACTAGAGACACTCAAGCCAAATAATGTGCTTATTTTTAAATACTTTACTAAAAGTCATGAATTGCAGGAGTTAGAGTTATTCGTTCATGCTGGTCATCGTGTAATTTATCGTCGTGCTGAAGATGGTGGCATAGAGTATGAAACATTAATTCAAGATGGCGAATGGCGCACTAAACTCATTAGTGGTGAAATAAATGGTAGTTTTTACCTCTCGGCGCAAAAAGCTGGGTTAACTGAAGCAGATGCAGCCGTAGTGACTAAAATATTTAAGGAACAGCTCAATTTTGCTCGCGCTATTCGACAAGGCGATAAGTTTCAAGTAATCAGAAATGAGCAGTTTGTTGATGGAAAACCTACTGGACAAGCCCACATAGTTGGTGCCAGATTTCAACAAAAGACCAATGAATACACTGCTTTTTTATTTGATGATGGGCGTTTTTACGGCAAGCAGGGCCATAGCTTAACAAGAGCATTTAGAAGGTTGCCTTTACAAAAATCGTACAGGGTAAGCTCTCATTTTAATCCCAGAAGAAAACACCCTGTTACAGGTCGTATTAGGCCTCACAACGGGGTAGACTTTGCCACGCCTACAGGTACTAAAATAGTTTCCACTGGCGATGGTATTGTAACAAGAGTGGGCAATCATAAATTTGCTGGTAAATATATAGATATTAGGCACAGTAGTAAGTACAAGGCGAGATATTTACATTTACACAAGATCAATGTCCATCAAGGTCAGCCTATAAAGCGTGGACAGATAATTGCGCTTTCAGGCAACACAGGCCGTTCAACTGGCCCTCATTTGCATTTTGAACTTCACATTAATGGTAGACCAGTTGATCCATTGAAAGCCAAAATTCCACTTACTCGATCATTAACCAAAAGTGACAAAACCGCTTTCTTAAAACTGGTTGCTATGCGTACTAATATGCTAGACAGTGCACTTGAATCTGAGATAAACAAAGCGCACGAAACCATGTTGGCAGATTGA
- a CDS encoding substrate-binding periplasmic protein — protein MTNAVVGRLLLFILLISPLPLQAKLQVVTELSPPNQTIENHQVAGSSTDLVKAILKAAELEGQFSIYPWARAFKLAQHDKYTLIYSIAKTPAREDSFHWIGPVAVFHLGFVTNRYREDIKIQSLEDAKQYKIAVQRGDIAEGTLKTLGFNFVQTSDIEKSYELLVANRVDLVIDDPRYIKTMAIELNLPADHFTFLYDVEALSVKGYLATNNQLPADIVERLRIAFAKVSKTETYRKVLEL, from the coding sequence ATGACGAATGCTGTTGTTGGACGTCTACTACTGTTTATATTGCTGATTAGCCCGTTGCCATTACAGGCGAAATTACAGGTTGTTACGGAACTTTCTCCACCCAATCAAACCATAGAAAACCATCAAGTTGCAGGCTCAAGTACCGATCTGGTCAAAGCGATTTTAAAAGCGGCTGAACTCGAGGGACAGTTTTCAATTTACCCTTGGGCTAGAGCTTTTAAATTAGCACAGCATGACAAATATACCTTGATTTATAGCATCGCAAAGACCCCGGCGAGAGAAGACAGCTTCCATTGGATTGGTCCTGTTGCTGTGTTTCATTTAGGGTTTGTGACCAACCGCTATCGTGAGGACATAAAAATTCAATCACTTGAGGATGCCAAACAATACAAAATAGCAGTTCAGCGTGGTGATATTGCCGAAGGCACACTTAAAACACTTGGGTTTAACTTTGTTCAAACCAGCGACATCGAAAAGTCATATGAGTTACTCGTTGCAAATCGCGTTGATTTAGTGATTGATGACCCACGTTATATCAAAACCATGGCCATAGAGCTTAACCTCCCTGCCGACCACTTTACCTTTTTATACGATGTGGAAGCACTCTCGGTAAAAGGTTACCTTGCAACGAACAACCAGTTACCAGCCGACATTGTCGAACGATTACGTATTGCGTTTGCGAAAGTAAGTAAAACAGAAACTTATCGTAAGGTACTGGAGCTCTAG
- a CDS encoding RidA family protein: protein MIERIDTKQRMSRIVKHNGTIYLCGQVCKDAEQGIKEQTETMLEKVDELLIQAGSDRKHILSATIYIKDMKYFAEMNEVWDAWVPEGYAPARACVEASMARDALLVEISVVAAEV, encoded by the coding sequence GTGATTGAACGAATTGACACCAAACAACGAATGAGCCGAATTGTAAAACACAATGGTACCATTTATTTATGTGGCCAAGTGTGTAAGGACGCAGAACAAGGAATTAAAGAACAAACTGAAACCATGCTTGAGAAAGTTGATGAGCTACTTATTCAAGCAGGCAGCGACCGCAAACACATTCTTTCTGCGACAATTTATATTAAAGACATGAAGTATTTTGCAGAAATGAACGAAGTGTGGGATGCATGGGTTCCTGAAGGTTATGCGCCAGCTCGCGCTTGTGTAGAAGCTAGCATGGCTCGTGATGCATTGCTTGTTGAGATTTCGGTGGTCGCTGCAGAAGTCTAG
- a CDS encoding IS110 family RNA-guided transposase: MNNVSTLSIDLAKNVFQLLSFDKQGNKCFSRRLDRAKLLQTLTQLPACNVVMESCSTSHYWGRCCLQAGHQVQLIPAQHVTPFVRGNKNDKNDCMAIYEASLRPNIRFVPVKTEHQQAILALHRYRERLIHNRTACINQTCGLLLEFGIVIKKSLKSFRATIADLLNRNLHGALNLLLRDVYEEMQKLDANIKNVEAQFKQFNEQSQAAQIIQSIPGIGIINASALSATIDKGQAFSNKKELAVWLGITPRQYASGETKKMGGITKRGDRYLRKQLIHGARTVVNHAHKKQDDLNKWINALVERRGKNKAVVATAHRLARLMWILLQRNEPYKAQYTQSEAQS; this comes from the coding sequence ATGAATAACGTTAGCACGCTTTCAATTGATCTAGCAAAAAATGTATTCCAACTTTTATCGTTTGATAAGCAAGGTAATAAATGTTTTTCCAGAAGGTTAGATAGAGCAAAGCTCTTGCAAACATTGACCCAATTACCTGCTTGTAATGTTGTTATGGAATCATGCTCAACGTCTCATTATTGGGGGCGCTGCTGCTTACAAGCTGGGCACCAAGTTCAGCTTATCCCTGCGCAACATGTTACCCCTTTTGTCCGTGGCAATAAAAACGATAAAAATGATTGTATGGCGATTTATGAAGCGAGCCTTCGACCTAACATTCGCTTTGTTCCTGTAAAAACAGAGCATCAACAAGCAATCCTAGCACTACATCGTTATCGGGAACGGCTCATACATAATCGAACTGCCTGCATCAACCAAACATGTGGTTTGTTACTTGAATTTGGCATCGTCATCAAGAAGAGCTTAAAGTCTTTTCGTGCAACCATTGCTGATCTGCTCAACCGTAATTTACATGGAGCTTTAAATCTACTCCTCAGAGACGTTTATGAAGAAATGCAAAAGTTAGACGCCAATATTAAAAATGTAGAGGCACAATTTAAGCAGTTTAATGAACAGAGCCAAGCTGCTCAAATTATCCAATCCATCCCCGGAATTGGGATTATCAACGCATCGGCATTGAGTGCCACAATAGATAAAGGGCAAGCATTTTCTAATAAAAAGGAGTTGGCTGTGTGGCTTGGGATCACACCACGTCAATATGCTTCGGGTGAAACCAAGAAGATGGGAGGGATCACCAAACGAGGTGATCGTTATCTAAGAAAACAACTCATTCATGGTGCCCGTACAGTGGTCAATCATGCGCACAAAAAGCAGGATGATTTAAACAAATGGATCAACGCATTGGTAGAACGTCGCGGTAAAAATAAAGCGGTGGTGGCCACGGCCCACCGATTGGCTCGCTTAATGTGGATATTGCTACAAAGAAATGAACCTTATAAAGCCCAATATACACAAAGTGAGGCGCAATCATGA
- the acnD gene encoding Fe/S-dependent 2-methylisocitrate dehydratase AcnD: MNTQFRKRLPDSELYYYDTKEAVEAIKPGSYETLPYTSRVLAENLVRRAEPEKLNDYLEQIIERRRDLDFPWFPARVVCHDILGQTALVDLAGLRDAIAEKGGDPAKVNPVVPTQLIVDHSLAVEHAGYEEDAFEKNRAIEDRRNDDRFHFINWTKTAFKNVDVIPPGNGILHQINLEKMSPVIQARDGVAFPDTLVGTDSHTPHVDALGVIAVGVGGLEAESVMLGRASYMRLPDIVGVEIIGKRQPGITATDIVLAITEFLRKERVVSSYLEFFGEGTQDLNLGDRATISNMTPEYGATAAMFYIDEQTIDYLKLTGRDDEQIKLVEKYAKLTGLWADSLQNVQYERVLKFDLSTVTRNIAGPSNPHRRVATNDLANQGIVKEIEAPQDGLMPDGAVIIAAITSCTNTSNPRNVVAAGLLARNANKLGLARKPWVKTSFAPGSKAVRSYMEEAKLLPELEQLGFGVVAFACTTCNGMSGALDPKIQQEVIDRDLYSTAVLSGNRNFDGRIHPYAKQAFLASPPLVVAYAIAGTVRFDIENGVLGRDQEGNPVTLKDIWPSDEEIDAVIKESVKPEQFRAVYEPMFDLTVDYGEDNDPLYQWRPTSTYIRRPPYWEGALASERTMKGMRPLAILGDNITTDHLSPSNAILASSAAGEYLAKMGLPEEDFNSYATHRGDHLTAQRATFANPKLLNEMVVENGEVVQGSLARVEPEGKVTRMWEAIETYMERKQPLIIVAGADYGQGSSRDWAAKGVRLAGVEVIAAEGFERIHRTNLIGMGVLPLEFKAGTTRKTLELDGTETYDVEGEPAPGATLTLVINRQSGERVEVPVTCRLDTFEEVSIYSAGGVLQRFAQDFLEAEGV, encoded by the coding sequence ATGAATACTCAATTCCGTAAACGTTTACCTGATTCTGAGCTTTACTATTACGATACAAAAGAAGCGGTAGAAGCTATCAAACCTGGTAGCTACGAGACTTTACCTTATACCTCACGCGTCCTTGCTGAAAACTTAGTACGCCGCGCTGAGCCTGAAAAACTCAATGATTACCTTGAACAGATCATCGAGCGTCGTCGCGATTTGGACTTCCCGTGGTTTCCTGCTCGCGTGGTTTGCCATGATATTTTGGGTCAAACTGCGCTAGTCGACCTTGCGGGTTTACGTGATGCTATCGCTGAAAAAGGTGGCGATCCGGCTAAAGTCAATCCAGTCGTACCGACTCAACTGATTGTCGATCACAGCTTGGCTGTAGAGCACGCCGGTTATGAAGAAGATGCATTTGAGAAAAACCGCGCGATTGAAGACCGTCGAAATGACGACCGTTTTCACTTTATCAACTGGACCAAAACGGCATTTAAAAACGTTGATGTGATCCCGCCAGGCAACGGCATTTTGCACCAAATCAATTTGGAAAAAATGTCGCCAGTTATTCAAGCGCGCGACGGTGTTGCCTTCCCAGATACGCTTGTTGGCACCGACAGCCACACGCCACACGTAGATGCACTTGGCGTTATTGCCGTTGGTGTGGGTGGCCTTGAAGCAGAAAGCGTAATGCTTGGCCGTGCGTCTTACATGCGACTACCGGATATTGTTGGGGTTGAAATCATTGGCAAACGCCAACCAGGGATCACCGCAACAGATATCGTACTGGCGATCACTGAGTTTTTACGTAAAGAGCGCGTCGTTTCTAGCTACTTAGAATTCTTTGGTGAAGGTACGCAAGACCTAAATTTAGGTGACCGTGCGACAATTTCAAACATGACACCAGAGTATGGCGCAACCGCGGCCATGTTCTACATCGATGAGCAAACCATTGATTATTTGAAGCTCACAGGCCGTGATGACGAGCAAATAAAGCTGGTGGAGAAATACGCTAAGCTGACAGGACTTTGGGCTGATTCTTTACAAAACGTACAGTACGAGCGTGTACTTAAGTTCGATTTGTCGACGGTGACGCGTAATATTGCAGGCCCTTCAAATCCGCATCGCCGCGTTGCAACTAACGATCTTGCCAATCAAGGTATCGTCAAAGAGATTGAAGCGCCACAAGATGGTTTGATGCCAGATGGTGCGGTGATCATCGCTGCTATCACCAGCTGTACGAATACCAGTAATCCACGCAATGTAGTTGCCGCAGGCTTACTGGCACGTAATGCCAATAAATTAGGACTTGCCCGCAAACCTTGGGTGAAAACGTCTTTTGCACCGGGGTCAAAAGCAGTACGTTCTTATATGGAAGAGGCAAAGCTCCTACCTGAACTTGAGCAGCTCGGTTTTGGTGTCGTTGCTTTTGCTTGTACGACTTGTAATGGCATGAGTGGCGCACTTGATCCGAAAATTCAACAAGAAGTGATTGACCGCGATTTATACTCAACGGCAGTGTTATCGGGTAACCGTAATTTTGACGGTCGAATTCACCCTTATGCAAAACAAGCCTTTTTAGCGTCACCGCCACTAGTTGTAGCTTATGCAATTGCAGGCACCGTGCGTTTTGATATTGAAAATGGTGTACTTGGTCGCGACCAAGAAGGTAATCCGGTCACACTTAAAGATATCTGGCCAAGCGATGAAGAAATCGATGCGGTGATCAAAGAGAGCGTAAAACCAGAGCAGTTCCGCGCCGTTTATGAGCCAATGTTTGACCTCACGGTAGACTATGGTGAAGACAACGACCCACTTTATCAGTGGCGTCCAACGAGTACTTATATTCGTCGCCCTCCATATTGGGAAGGGGCACTCGCGAGCGAGCGTACCATGAAAGGCATGCGTCCATTAGCGATTTTAGGCGACAACATCACGACGGATCATTTATCGCCATCGAATGCGATTTTGGCAAGTAGTGCGGCGGGTGAATATCTGGCCAAGATGGGTTTACCAGAGGAAGATTTCAACTCATACGCCACACACCGAGGTGATCACTTAACGGCGCAGCGTGCGACATTTGCTAACCCTAAACTGTTAAACGAAATGGTGGTGGAAAACGGTGAAGTGGTACAAGGGTCACTGGCGCGTGTTGAGCCTGAAGGCAAAGTCACCAGAATGTGGGAAGCCATCGAAACCTACATGGAGCGTAAGCAACCGCTGATCATCGTTGCTGGCGCAGATTACGGTCAAGGTTCGTCTCGTGACTGGGCTGCAAAAGGTGTGCGTTTGGCTGGAGTTGAAGTTATCGCAGCAGAAGGCTTTGAGCGTATTCACCGCACTAACTTAATCGGTATGGGTGTACTACCGCTTGAGTTTAAAGCGGGCACTACCCGTAAAACGCTTGAACTCGATGGTACAGAAACCTATGATGTTGAGGGTGAACCAGCACCAGGTGCTACTTTAACTCTTGTGATTAATCGTCAAAGTGGTGAGCGTGTAGAGGTGCCTGTGACTTGTCGATTAGATACCTTTGAAGAAGTATCTATTTACTCTGCAGGTGGCGTGTTACAACGCTTTGCTCAAGACTTCCTCGAAGCGGAAGGCGTATAA
- the prpB gene encoding methylisocitrate lyase encodes MSAGKKFREALKANKPLQIVGTINAYSAMMAKKIGHQAIYLSGGGVANASYGLPDLGMTSLNDVIADVSRITSACDLPLMVDIDTGWGGAFNIAKTIRDMEKAGAAAVHMEDQVAQKRCGHRPNKEIVSIEEMVDRIKAAIDARTDPDFFIMARTDSFAQEGLEAAIERAKAYVAAGADGIFAEAVQTEEHYRAFSEALDVPILANITEFGKTELWNKAELGEWGVDMVLYPLSAFRAMNKAAELVYQSILENGDQKAVLDTMQTRMDLYDYLGYHDYEQKLDALFAEGKNK; translated from the coding sequence ATGAGCGCAGGAAAAAAATTTCGTGAAGCATTAAAAGCCAATAAACCGCTTCAAATCGTAGGCACTATCAACGCATACAGCGCGATGATGGCAAAGAAAATCGGCCATCAAGCTATCTATCTTTCTGGTGGTGGCGTTGCTAATGCATCTTATGGTTTACCTGACTTAGGAATGACATCTCTAAATGATGTAATTGCAGATGTAAGTCGCATTACCTCGGCTTGTGATCTACCTTTAATGGTCGACATTGATACTGGATGGGGCGGCGCATTTAACATTGCAAAAACCATCCGAGATATGGAAAAAGCAGGTGCAGCTGCGGTACATATGGAAGATCAAGTAGCGCAAAAGCGTTGTGGTCACCGTCCAAATAAAGAAATCGTGTCAATAGAAGAAATGGTTGACCGTATTAAAGCAGCAATCGATGCGCGCACCGACCCTGACTTTTTCATTATGGCAAGAACAGATTCGTTCGCACAAGAAGGACTAGAAGCGGCGATTGAGCGTGCGAAAGCCTATGTTGCGGCGGGCGCTGATGGAATTTTTGCAGAAGCGGTACAAACTGAAGAACACTATCGTGCATTTAGCGAAGCACTTGATGTGCCCATCCTCGCGAATATCACTGAGTTTGGTAAAACAGAACTTTGGAACAAAGCTGAGCTGGGTGAGTGGGGCGTAGACATGGTGCTTTACCCATTGAGTGCTTTCAGAGCGATGAACAAAGCGGCGGAGCTGGTATATCAATCTATCTTAGAAAACGGTGATCAGAAAGCGGTACTCGATACCATGCAAACTCGTATGGATTTGTATGATTACCTTGGCTATCACGATTATGAGCAAAAGCTCGATGCATTATTCGCCGAAGGTAAAAATAAGTAA
- a CDS encoding LamG domain-containing protein — MLLTGYFTRVLIILIFFFSFFSYALDKNPDGLVSLWKLDNAQAVIDSVGENHGTFYNGPVTTQGKNNFGVKFDGVNDTAIIPDSESLNFDNGDFTVAFWVKKLQPTTSNWNRCAAVNKWHSGDKPGTNEWHLSICSGRSSKGLTFGVEVDKQSVSVRDYEALTLNEWYFITGVREGEYIKLYRNGELRGTEYVGNGSIANTSRRLRFATWEKSTLYSHSASVLDDVQIYSRALSETEISRLSQDGLFAKSTLQLCESQLDSAKLSINSLSTQVFTLRNLSNTLEDKVTSLVSENDSLHKTVAELTHTNQYQQQEITELENSKILLLEESAQKDIHISALNQEILNLKAELSALKGG, encoded by the coding sequence ATGCTTTTAACTGGTTATTTTACAAGAGTTCTTATTATTTTAATATTCTTTTTCTCGTTCTTTTCTTATGCGTTAGATAAAAACCCAGATGGGCTTGTTAGTTTGTGGAAGTTAGACAATGCTCAAGCTGTTATTGACTCTGTTGGTGAAAATCACGGTACATTTTACAATGGCCCTGTAACTACGCAGGGAAAGAATAATTTCGGAGTAAAATTTGATGGTGTAAATGATACAGCTATCATACCTGACAGTGAAAGCTTAAACTTTGATAATGGGGATTTTACAGTCGCATTTTGGGTTAAAAAGCTCCAACCCACAACTAGTAATTGGAACAGATGTGCTGCAGTTAATAAGTGGCACAGTGGAGATAAACCGGGAACAAATGAGTGGCATTTATCTATTTGTAGTGGTAGAAGCTCCAAAGGGCTTACATTTGGAGTTGAAGTAGACAAGCAGTCCGTCAGCGTTAGAGATTATGAAGCTCTTACACTCAATGAATGGTACTTTATTACTGGTGTGCGTGAAGGTGAATATATAAAGTTATATAGAAATGGTGAGTTAAGAGGTACAGAATATGTGGGTAATGGTTCAATAGCAAACACTAGCAGAAGGTTACGGTTTGCAACGTGGGAAAAGTCCACTTTATATAGCCACAGCGCATCAGTGTTGGATGATGTTCAAATATATAGTAGAGCGCTTAGTGAGACTGAAATCTCTCGACTTAGCCAGGATGGTCTTTTTGCTAAAAGTACTTTGCAGCTATGTGAGAGTCAATTAGATTCAGCTAAGTTGAGTATCAATAGTCTTAGTACTCAGGTTTTCACTTTAAGAAACTTATCTAACACTTTAGAGGATAAAGTAACATCATTAGTCAGCGAAAATGACAGTTTACATAAAACAGTTGCGGAACTCACTCATACTAACCAATATCAGCAGCAAGAAATTACAGAGCTAGAAAATAGTAAAATATTACTATTAGAAGAGAGTGCTCAAAAAGATATCCATATATCTGCACTTAATCAAGAAATATTAAATCTGAAAGCGGAGCTTTCGGCGCTAAAAGGTGGATAA
- the prpC gene encoding bifunctional 2-methylcitrate synthase/citrate synthase: MAKVLSGAGLRGQVAGKTALSTVGKSGSGLTYRGYDVKDLAENCQFEEVAHLILKGNLPNQAELDAYKSELKAMRGLPQALKEVLERIPADAHPMDVLRTGCSMLGNLEGEASFDEQGKVTDRMLASFPSIICYWYRFSHDGVRIDVETDDDSIGAHFLHLLHGEKPSELHERVMHVSLILYAEHEFNASTFTARVCASTLSDMHSCITGAIGSLRGPLHGGANEAAMEMIERFESADHAEQEMMGMLERKEKIMGFGHAIYSESDPRNEIIKRWSEKLAADVGDTVLYPVSVRCEEVMWREKKLFCNADFFHASAYNFMKIPTKLFTPIFVMSRLTGWAAHVMEQRADNRIIRPSAEYTGEELRPVPAISER, encoded by the coding sequence ATGGCTAAAGTACTAAGTGGCGCGGGCCTTCGTGGTCAAGTGGCAGGAAAAACAGCACTCTCAACGGTAGGTAAGTCGGGCTCAGGTTTGACTTATCGCGGCTACGATGTAAAGGATCTAGCTGAAAATTGTCAGTTTGAAGAGGTGGCTCACCTTATCCTTAAAGGTAACTTACCAAATCAAGCTGAACTAGACGCTTATAAAAGCGAGCTAAAAGCAATGCGCGGTTTACCTCAGGCGTTAAAAGAAGTATTAGAACGTATTCCTGCTGATGCACACCCAATGGACGTATTACGTACGGGTTGTTCAATGCTTGGCAACCTTGAAGGTGAAGCAAGCTTTGATGAACAAGGTAAAGTAACCGATCGTATGTTAGCAAGCTTTCCAAGCATTATTTGTTATTGGTATCGCTTTAGCCATGATGGCGTTCGTATTGATGTGGAGACGGATGACGATTCAATCGGTGCACATTTCTTACACTTATTGCATGGTGAAAAACCAAGTGAGCTACATGAGCGTGTGATGCACGTATCACTTATCCTTTATGCAGAGCATGAGTTTAACGCATCAACCTTTACAGCGCGTGTTTGTGCGTCAACGCTTTCTGATATGCATTCTTGTATTACTGGTGCGATTGGTTCTCTACGTGGCCCACTTCATGGTGGTGCAAACGAAGCAGCAATGGAAATGATTGAGCGCTTTGAATCTGCGGATCACGCAGAGCAAGAAATGATGGGCATGCTTGAGCGTAAAGAAAAGATCATGGGCTTTGGTCACGCTATCTATTCAGAGTCGGACCCTCGTAACGAAATCATCAAACGTTGGTCTGAGAAGCTAGCAGCAGATGTGGGTGACACAGTACTTTACCCTGTATCTGTACGCTGTGAAGAAGTTATGTGGCGCGAGAAAAAACTATTCTGTAATGCCGATTTCTTCCATGCATCAGCTTATAACTTCATGAAGATCCCGACTAAATTGTTCACACCAATCTTCGTTATGTCACGCTTAACAGGTTGGGCTGCACACGTTATGGAGCAGCGCGCAGATAACCGTATCATTCGTCCATCGGCGGAATACACCGGCGAGGAGCTACGCCCAGTTCCTGCCATTTCTGAGCGTTAA